A region of Melitaea cinxia chromosome 15, ilMelCinx1.1, whole genome shotgun sequence DNA encodes the following proteins:
- the LOC123660174 gene encoding BLOC-1-related complex subunit 6 has protein sequence MSNKDSLSPFDPSKAIVEDKTNKDGDVELDEDMSSRMTASYSEISFHSDNGQSNGELSRDTGPSRPYDLPSENRKQDKIPLDIDGHVRYEGDMTHYVADDLEFQIKLSSPIAKRGETPIFGSSSASRSSTPSGKLYRQILAPQIGQIDITVLNDLEYEAQKIAQSVDNLIENLSSILHSNSSLTAENMEVYRDAVGKTCDAMDNNIKSMYTILAKGEEVSQAMVPVQAQAARIAEIKRLLQIFESYF, from the coding sequence atgAGTAATAAAGATTCTCTTTCGCCGTTCGATCCTAGTAAAGCTATCGTCGaagataaaacaaataaagacgGCGATGTAGAATTGGATGAAGACATGTCTTCGCGAATGACCGCCTCCTATAGTGAGATATCTTTTCACTCTGATAATGGTCAGAGTAATGGAGAGCTAAGCAGGGACACCGGCCCATCTAGACCTTACGATCTACCTTCAGAAAACCGAAAACAAGATAAGATACCCTTAGATATAGATGGGCATGTGCGCTATGAAGGAGATATGACTCATTATGTTGCTGACGATTTAGAATTTCAGATTAAACTTTCCAGTCCTATAGCTAAGAGAGGAGAAACCCCAATATTCGGCAGTTCTAGTGCTTCCAGGTCTAGTACACCTTCCGGCAAACTCTACCGACAAATATTGGCTCCACAGATTGGGCAAATAGATATAACAGTATTAAATGATCTCGAATACGAAGCTCAAAAAATAGCACAATCGGTCGATAATTTGATTGAAAACTTGTCAAGCATTCTACATTCAAACTCTTCACTCACAGCGGAAAATATGGAAGTTTACAGAGATGCAGTTGGTAAAACTTGTGACGCAatggataataatataaagagtATGTATACAATCCTTGCCAAGGGGGAGGAAGTCTCACAAGCAATGGTGCCAGTTCAAGCACAGGCAGCCAGAATAGCGGAAATAAAAAGactattacaaatatttgaaagCTATTTCTAA